A stretch of Desulfitobacterium dichloroeliminans LMG P-21439 DNA encodes these proteins:
- a CDS encoding protein translocase subunit SecDF → MKRGSILKLTATMLLIIIAVVFSVKPLTDPEQGISLGLDLRGGVHLVLQAEAGPDGAEITAEDMDKAKSIIEKRVNEMGLSEPVVQADLGKKRIIVDLAGVQDPDKAVETLKTTAKLTFKDPQGNVVIEGADLKDARAGQSQTGYVVHLTFTPEGTKKFAEATTRSLGQQIGIYLDDQLLQNPRVESAITTGQAEITGYSSLEEAAGYAVLLRSGALPVSLTIEEKRTVGATLGVDSLNKSIDAGMVAIGFIILFMLVLYRLPGLVANISLVVFTLIVLWALKGFGAVLTLPGIAGMILSIGMTVDLNIIIYERIKEELQLGKSLRAAVEAGFSRAFLTVFDSNITTLFAAATLFFLGTSSIKGFAITLAIGIFASLFTAITFTRMILRWIVGVNPRMNTAWFGVKPEKNDSETKIKASGPVTHAATYEEVKNSIPFYFNVVKRRNIWFAISLILISISIGSLFINKLNLGVDFTGGTMMDVKFNQQVTQEDVTEAMGSVGLEGIVQLSNNDTTALIRIPALEDNQRNELLSALQTNVGDFNKETLKEDLVGPAIGEELTNNAFLSLAVAAVLMLIYIAFRFQFAYAVSGILALLHDVIITVGVFSLFQWEVDSTFVAAILTIFGYSINDTVVIFDRIRENEPRLKRNDSYEDMVDKSIWQMMGRSIKTALTVIISLLALLIFGGESTQGFALAMLIGCLAGAYSSIFNASQILVEIKKRIQSNRGGNPSRAKG, encoded by the coding sequence ATGAAAAGGGGAAGTATCCTGAAGCTAACAGCAACTATGTTGCTGATCATCATCGCCGTCGTATTCTCAGTCAAACCCCTTACAGATCCGGAACAAGGGATTTCGTTGGGACTTGACTTGCGTGGGGGAGTTCATCTCGTCTTGCAAGCAGAAGCAGGTCCGGACGGTGCAGAAATTACTGCTGAGGACATGGACAAGGCCAAAAGTATCATTGAAAAACGTGTCAATGAGATGGGTCTTTCCGAGCCAGTCGTACAGGCTGATTTAGGTAAGAAACGTATCATTGTTGACTTAGCTGGAGTCCAAGATCCTGATAAAGCTGTGGAAACCTTGAAAACCACTGCTAAACTGACATTCAAAGACCCTCAGGGTAATGTTGTGATTGAAGGAGCCGATTTGAAGGATGCCCGCGCCGGGCAGAGTCAAACGGGTTATGTAGTTCACCTTACCTTCACTCCAGAAGGGACCAAAAAGTTTGCCGAGGCAACCACAAGAAGTCTCGGTCAGCAGATTGGAATCTACTTGGATGATCAGCTTTTGCAAAATCCCAGAGTCGAAAGTGCTATAACGACTGGACAAGCTGAGATTACTGGATACAGCTCTCTAGAAGAAGCAGCGGGATATGCAGTTTTACTTCGTTCCGGCGCGTTGCCAGTGAGTTTAACGATTGAAGAGAAACGCACCGTGGGAGCTACTCTTGGGGTGGATTCCCTCAATAAAAGCATTGATGCCGGTATGGTTGCTATTGGCTTTATTATTCTATTTATGCTGGTCTTATACCGCTTGCCGGGATTGGTGGCTAATATCTCGCTCGTTGTCTTCACTCTGATTGTGCTCTGGGCATTAAAAGGATTTGGAGCGGTGCTCACCTTACCGGGAATCGCGGGGATGATTCTTTCCATAGGAATGACAGTGGATTTAAACATTATCATTTATGAAAGAATCAAAGAAGAGCTTCAGTTGGGAAAATCCTTGCGTGCAGCAGTGGAAGCAGGCTTCAGTCGTGCTTTCCTGACAGTCTTTGACTCGAACATCACCACCTTATTTGCAGCTGCTACCCTATTTTTCCTAGGAACAAGCTCCATCAAGGGCTTTGCCATTACTCTGGCGATTGGTATTTTTGCCAGCTTATTTACGGCAATCACCTTTACCCGCATGATTTTGCGTTGGATCGTGGGTGTGAATCCCCGTATGAATACGGCTTGGTTTGGTGTCAAGCCTGAGAAGAATGATTCTGAGACGAAGATTAAGGCCTCAGGTCCTGTCACTCATGCGGCAACCTATGAAGAAGTCAAGAATTCCATACCCTTCTACTTTAATGTAGTTAAGCGGCGTAATATATGGTTTGCCATCTCGCTCATTTTGATTTCGATCAGTATCGGTTCCTTGTTTATCAATAAGTTGAATTTGGGCGTGGATTTCACAGGCGGTACCATGATGGATGTGAAATTTAATCAACAGGTTACTCAAGAGGATGTTACTGAGGCTATGGGCTCAGTAGGTCTGGAAGGAATCGTCCAACTCTCCAATAATGATACCACTGCGTTGATTCGTATACCGGCCTTAGAAGACAACCAACGCAATGAACTGCTTTCGGCGCTGCAAACGAATGTTGGCGATTTTAATAAAGAAACCCTAAAGGAAGACCTTGTCGGACCAGCTATCGGTGAAGAGTTAACCAATAACGCCTTTTTATCCCTGGCTGTCGCTGCGGTCCTAATGTTGATTTATATCGCTTTCCGTTTCCAATTTGCTTATGCAGTATCAGGAATTTTGGCCTTGCTGCACGACGTCATAATCACCGTGGGGGTATTCTCCCTCTTCCAATGGGAAGTAGACTCCACCTTTGTGGCCGCCATCTTGACGATCTTCGGTTATTCTATTAATGATACCGTGGTTATTTTTGACCGAATCAGAGAAAATGAACCTCGTCTGAAACGCAACGATAGCTACGAGGATATGGTGGATAAATCCATCTGGCAGATGATGGGACGTTCTATTAAGACAGCTTTAACCGTCATTATTTCACTCCTTGCTTTACTGATTTTTGGCGGAGAGTCGACTCAAGGGTTCGCTTTAGCTATGCTAATCGGTTGTTTAGCAGGAGCTTACTCCTCAATCTTTAATGCCAGCCAGATTTTGGTTGAAATTAAGAAGAGAATACAATCCAACCGCGGTGGCAATCCGTCTCGCGCCAAAGGATAA
- a CDS encoding EcsC family protein, translated as MTYEEHIRKELLHWRKKMLKTPGLLEKGSKAIQGKINNLYPQKFLDALTGTIKRLVRGVLFGLEYIPKGKPLKNMDLSVRDLRALEVLKTYKRVAAAEGAGTGAGGFVLGIADFPALIAIKLKFLFELAHIYGYSTEDYKERLYILFVFQLAFSSQQKRPLVYHKLVHWEDTVKDYPQSQAMEKFDWEQFQVEYRDAIDLRKMLQMLPGIGAVVGLIANYGLLEDLGKVGMNCYRMRILQEKGLY; from the coding sequence ATGACTTACGAAGAGCATATTCGCAAAGAATTGTTGCATTGGCGAAAGAAAATGCTAAAAACCCCTGGTTTGTTGGAGAAGGGATCAAAAGCAATTCAGGGCAAAATCAATAATCTTTACCCTCAGAAATTTCTTGATGCCCTGACTGGGACCATTAAAAGGTTGGTTAGAGGAGTTCTTTTTGGACTTGAATATATTCCTAAAGGGAAACCTCTAAAAAACATGGATCTGAGTGTAAGGGATCTGCGGGCCTTAGAAGTGCTTAAAACCTATAAGCGGGTAGCTGCAGCTGAAGGTGCCGGGACAGGGGCTGGCGGATTTGTATTGGGGATTGCCGATTTCCCGGCCTTAATTGCGATTAAGCTGAAATTCCTATTTGAGCTTGCTCATATCTATGGTTATTCTACTGAAGACTATAAAGAGCGCTTATATATTCTCTTTGTTTTCCAACTAGCATTTTCCAGCCAACAAAAGCGCCCCCTTGTCTACCATAAACTAGTCCATTGGGAAGACACTGTGAAGGATTATCCCCAAAGCCAGGCTATGGAAAAATTCGACTGGGAACAATTCCAGGTTGAATATCGGGATGCGATTGATTTAAGGAAGATGCTCCAAATGTTACCGGGAATCGGTGCTGTGGTCGGGTTGATCGCTAATTACGGATTGCTGGAGGATTTAGGAAAGGTAGGCATGAATTGCTACCGCATGAGGATTCTACAAGAGAAGGGGTTATATTAA
- the yajC gene encoding preprotein translocase subunit YajC: protein MDSGTTTLLLYMAVFFAIMYFFMIRPQQKQQKQRQAMLTSLKVNDKIITAGGIHGKIKKVKEDSVIVLIADKVEIELNKSGVGTILNREITVEKRKFFGKKDNEKTKEVDNDEESETQEDSAE, encoded by the coding sequence ATGGATTCAGGTACAACGACTCTTCTTCTTTACATGGCTGTTTTCTTTGCAATTATGTATTTCTTTATGATCAGACCACAGCAGAAGCAGCAAAAACAAAGACAAGCAATGCTCACTAGCCTTAAAGTCAACGATAAGATTATTACCGCTGGTGGGATACATGGTAAAATCAAAAAAGTTAAAGAAGACTCCGTTATAGTTCTTATCGCCGATAAAGTAGAGATCGAATTAAACAAATCCGGTGTCGGTACGATATTGAATCGCGAAATCACTGTTGAAAAGAGAAAGTTCTTTGGCAAAAAGGATAACGAGAAGACAAAAGAAGTAGATAATGATGAGGAAAGCGAAACCCAAGAGGACTCTGCTGAGTAA
- the tgt gene encoding tRNA guanosine(34) transglycosylase Tgt, translated as MAVRIEILKEDSKTRARLGKLHTPHGVIETPVFMPVGTQATVKTMTPEELKELGAGIILSNTYHLFLRPGHELIRDAGGLHAFMHWDGAILTDSGGFQVFSLGDLRKITEEGVEFRSHIDGSKRFLSPEIATQVQMALGSDIVMAFDECTPYPATREYAKASLERTTRWLKRCKETLITTDRQALFGIVQGSMYEDLRKQSAAEITELDLPGYAIGGLSVGEPKELMYEVLDYTVPLLPKDRPRYLMGVGSPDALIEGVMRGIDMFDCVLPTRIARNGTALTRYGKVVVRNAESAHDFSPLDPTCDCYTCKNYSRAYLRHLIKADEILGLRLMTIHNLRFLTNLMAEIREAIKEDRLPEYRHKFFSDYGYFN; from the coding sequence ATGGCAGTTCGTATAGAAATACTTAAAGAAGATAGCAAAACCCGGGCTCGGCTCGGCAAACTCCATACCCCTCACGGGGTAATCGAAACCCCTGTGTTCATGCCCGTTGGCACACAAGCGACTGTAAAAACTATGACCCCGGAGGAATTAAAAGAGCTGGGGGCTGGCATAATACTAAGTAATACCTATCATCTTTTTTTGCGTCCGGGCCATGAACTGATTCGAGACGCCGGAGGACTACATGCTTTCATGCATTGGGATGGAGCGATTCTTACCGATAGCGGTGGCTTTCAGGTCTTCAGTCTGGGCGATTTGCGAAAAATCACCGAAGAGGGAGTGGAATTTCGATCGCATATCGACGGATCCAAGAGGTTTCTAAGTCCTGAGATTGCAACCCAAGTCCAGATGGCCTTAGGGTCCGATATTGTGATGGCCTTTGACGAATGTACTCCTTATCCCGCGACTCGTGAATATGCTAAAGCTTCTTTAGAGCGAACGACTCGATGGCTGAAACGTTGCAAAGAGACCTTGATTACGACCGATCGACAAGCACTGTTTGGTATTGTTCAAGGGAGCATGTATGAGGATTTGCGCAAGCAAAGTGCGGCGGAAATCACCGAGTTAGATTTGCCAGGATACGCCATAGGGGGACTAAGCGTTGGCGAACCAAAAGAGCTTATGTATGAAGTGTTGGATTATACGGTGCCTTTACTCCCCAAAGATCGCCCTCGCTACCTCATGGGGGTCGGCTCTCCGGACGCTTTGATTGAAGGGGTCATGAGAGGAATCGACATGTTTGACTGTGTTCTGCCCACTCGTATCGCCCGTAACGGCACCGCTCTCACTCGCTATGGCAAGGTAGTGGTGAGAAATGCTGAATCAGCTCATGATTTCTCGCCGCTTGATCCAACCTGTGACTGCTATACCTGTAAGAACTACTCCCGTGCTTATCTGAGGCATCTCATCAAAGCCGACGAAATTTTAGGTTTGCGCTTGATGACCATTCACAATTTGCGTTTTTTGACTAATCTCATGGCTGAGATCCGAGAAGCAATCAAGGAAGATCGCCTACCCGAGTATCGACATAAGTTTTTCTCGGATTACGGATATTTTAATTAA
- the queA gene encoding tRNA preQ1(34) S-adenosylmethionine ribosyltransferase-isomerase QueA translates to MKVDDFDFDLPEELIAQHPLEPRDASRLMRVNRSSGGIDHLVFHDLPDLLRAGDVLVVNNTKVIPARLIGEKEDTQAKIECLLLTRREKDIWETLIKPGKRLKMGQTVVFGNGLLRGKLLEILPDGNRVMQFSYEGVFEAVLDALGNMPLPPYITEQLEDKDRYQTVYAKESGSAAAPTAGLHFTPELIEQLRAKGVEIVEILLHVGLGTFRPVKADVLEEHEMHSEYYRVSGVAAEQINQAKAQGRRVIAVGTTAARTLESVAKENGLITAQEGWTDIFIYPGYTFKVLDGLITNFHFPKSTLIMLVSALAGRERILDAYHLAVQERYRFYSFGDAMLIL, encoded by the coding sequence TTGAAAGTAGACGATTTTGATTTCGATCTTCCTGAAGAACTCATTGCCCAGCACCCGTTGGAGCCTCGAGATGCTTCCCGGTTGATGAGGGTAAACCGTTCTAGTGGAGGTATTGATCATCTGGTGTTTCATGATCTGCCAGACTTGCTTCGAGCGGGAGATGTCCTTGTGGTCAACAATACTAAGGTCATTCCTGCTCGATTGATTGGTGAAAAAGAGGATACCCAGGCTAAAATAGAATGTCTGCTACTTACGCGTCGTGAGAAGGATATCTGGGAGACGCTTATTAAGCCGGGCAAACGCTTGAAAATGGGACAGACCGTTGTTTTTGGCAATGGGCTCCTGCGGGGAAAACTCTTGGAGATTTTGCCTGATGGAAATCGAGTCATGCAGTTCAGTTATGAAGGAGTTTTTGAAGCGGTTTTGGACGCATTAGGGAATATGCCCTTGCCCCCTTATATTACGGAACAACTGGAAGATAAAGATCGCTACCAAACAGTGTATGCCAAGGAAAGTGGCTCGGCCGCTGCCCCCACAGCGGGCCTGCATTTCACTCCGGAGCTGATAGAGCAGTTGCGGGCTAAAGGAGTAGAAATTGTCGAGATCCTGCTCCACGTAGGGCTTGGAACCTTTCGCCCGGTTAAAGCAGATGTCCTAGAAGAACATGAGATGCATTCGGAATACTACCGAGTATCTGGGGTAGCCGCCGAACAGATCAATCAAGCTAAGGCTCAGGGGCGCAGAGTCATCGCTGTTGGTACGACAGCCGCTCGGACTCTAGAATCAGTGGCTAAAGAAAACGGACTGATTACCGCCCAAGAAGGTTGGACAGATATTTTTATCTATCCAGGTTATACCTTTAAAGTCCTTGATGGGTTAATTACCAACTTCCATTTCCCCAAGTCAACCTTAATTATGCTGGTAAGTGCCTTAGCCGGTAGAGAACGAATTCTTGATGCTTATCATCTGGCGGTCCAAGAACGCTATCGCTTTTATAGCTTTGGCGACGCCATGCTTATTTTGTAA
- the ilvB gene encoding biosynthetic-type acetolactate synthase large subunit, whose protein sequence is MRMSGARALIECLKQEDVDIVFGYPGGAVLTLYDALYETQFPHILTRHEQDAVHAADGYARSTGKVGVCIATSGPGATNLITGIATAYMDSIPMVAITGQVAVSYIGRDSFQEADVTGITTPITKHNYLVKDVQDLPRVFKEAFHIAQTGRPGPVLIDIAKDVFAKEIDFHYPETVLLRGYKPLFEGDSRVIDQVAEELAKAQRPLVFVGGGVNLADISPALSEFVEYTNLPVITSLMGLGCIPDRHPQNYGMVGMHGTYAANMATTHADLLIGLGVRFDDRVTGLVADFASKAKVIHFDIDPAEINKNIIANIRVVGDLKWSIPAMLKKVEERTADAWKALNPEWKAQLNEWREMNPLTYTPREGVVLPQQLIESVSHYADSDAVVVTDVGQHQMWASQFYEFRQPRTFLTSGGLGTMGYGLPAALGAQVGCPGRQILLFTGDGGFMMNCQELSALADLDLPVKVFILNNQVLGMVAQWQRMFYNGHYSHSTLKGHTDYVKLAEAMGVTGIRVTQPQEIDAVIQKALAIKGPVVVEVRIPEDENVLPMVPAGGRLDQMIMGG, encoded by the coding sequence ATGAGGATGTCAGGAGCTCGAGCATTGATTGAATGCTTGAAGCAAGAAGATGTGGATATAGTATTTGGATATCCGGGAGGGGCGGTCTTGACGCTTTATGATGCGCTTTATGAGACCCAATTTCCTCACATCCTTACTCGACATGAGCAAGATGCAGTGCATGCTGCCGATGGATATGCACGATCCACTGGGAAAGTGGGGGTATGTATTGCTACCTCAGGGCCGGGGGCAACAAACTTAATAACAGGGATTGCTACAGCCTATATGGATTCGATTCCCATGGTGGCAATCACGGGCCAGGTGGCAGTTTCTTATATTGGTCGCGATTCATTTCAGGAAGCTGATGTCACTGGGATTACCACACCGATTACCAAACACAACTACTTGGTGAAGGATGTCCAGGATTTGCCGAGGGTATTCAAAGAGGCTTTTCATATAGCCCAGACAGGTCGACCTGGTCCTGTGCTCATAGATATTGCCAAGGATGTTTTTGCTAAAGAAATAGATTTCCATTATCCTGAAACGGTCCTTCTAAGAGGATACAAACCCCTATTTGAGGGAGATTCTCGGGTGATTGATCAAGTGGCAGAGGAGTTAGCTAAGGCACAAAGGCCGCTGGTTTTCGTGGGTGGAGGGGTAAATCTAGCCGATATTTCGCCGGCTTTAAGTGAATTCGTGGAGTATACGAATCTTCCTGTAATTACAAGTCTGATGGGGTTAGGGTGTATTCCAGATCGACATCCCCAGAATTACGGCATGGTTGGCATGCACGGGACTTACGCAGCTAATATGGCTACCACACATGCTGATTTGCTGATTGGCCTGGGAGTGCGTTTTGATGATCGGGTCACGGGTTTGGTCGCTGATTTTGCCTCTAAAGCCAAGGTGATTCATTTTGATATCGACCCGGCGGAAATCAATAAAAATATTATTGCCAATATACGCGTTGTAGGAGACTTAAAGTGGTCCATACCCGCTATGTTAAAAAAGGTTGAAGAGCGCACAGCCGATGCATGGAAAGCCTTGAATCCTGAGTGGAAAGCACAACTTAATGAGTGGCGGGAAATGAATCCACTCACCTATACACCACGTGAAGGGGTCGTATTACCTCAACAACTGATTGAAAGTGTCAGTCATTATGCCGACAGCGATGCGGTTGTGGTAACTGATGTAGGTCAGCACCAGATGTGGGCAAGCCAATTTTATGAATTTAGGCAACCACGAACCTTTCTTACATCGGGTGGCCTAGGAACGATGGGGTATGGTCTGCCTGCGGCCTTAGGTGCTCAAGTGGGATGCCCAGGGCGCCAAATCCTGTTATTTACCGGTGATGGTGGTTTTATGATGAACTGTCAAGAATTATCGGCCTTGGCGGATCTTGATCTGCCGGTCAAGGTATTTATTCTTAATAACCAGGTTCTGGGTATGGTCGCCCAGTGGCAAAGGATGTTCTACAATGGACATTATTCTCATTCCACCCTTAAAGGCCACACGGATTATGTAAAGCTCGCCGAAGCTATGGGCGTTACGGGGATACGGGTGACCCAACCCCAAGAGATTGACGCGGTAATTCAAAAAGCCTTGGCGATCAAAGGACCTGTAGTCGTGGAAGTTCGAATTCCTGAGGACGAAAATGTTTTGCCCATGGTTCCGGCAGGAGGACGTCTTGACCAAATGATTATGGGAGGGTAA